One stretch of Saccharopolyspora erythraea DNA includes these proteins:
- a CDS encoding DUF3040 domain-containing protein encodes MLSRYERRRLREIEGWFEANDPGLAAYVGTAPAKWPPDRWCLLTTAAVVVGVALVLIGAVLGVPVLVFIGACLGIGAVSWHYGSRGDPDSHEHPQTW; translated from the coding sequence ATGCTGAGCCGGTACGAGCGGCGCCGGCTGCGAGAGATCGAGGGCTGGTTCGAAGCCAACGATCCCGGACTGGCCGCCTACGTCGGCACCGCTCCGGCGAAGTGGCCGCCGGATCGGTGGTGCTTGCTGACCACGGCAGCAGTGGTCGTCGGTGTTGCGCTGGTTCTAATCGGCGCCGTGCTGGGTGTGCCGGTCCTGGTCTTCATTGGCGCGTGCCTCGGTATCGGTGCGGTGTCCTGGCACTACGGCTCCCGAGGCGACCCGGACTCCCACGAGCACCCGCAGACCTGGTGA
- a CDS encoding LapA family protein translates to MERNSNSHLNDIGQHRVVGESGPAKPENPGTPLRHVGHTRVSGLWAAVVVAAIVLAFLLVFIMQNPASVTVQFLWAQGTLALGVAMLFAALGGGLLIALAATARILQLRGTARKRGTAQR, encoded by the coding sequence ATGGAACGCAACAGCAACAGTCATCTGAACGACATCGGCCAGCACAGGGTCGTGGGGGAATCCGGCCCTGCCAAGCCGGAGAACCCGGGCACGCCCTTGCGGCACGTTGGGCACACACGCGTCAGCGGCCTGTGGGCCGCGGTCGTCGTCGCGGCGATCGTGCTGGCGTTCCTCCTGGTGTTCATCATGCAGAATCCCGCGAGCGTCACCGTCCAGTTCCTCTGGGCCCAAGGCACTCTGGCACTGGGTGTGGCGATGCTGTTCGCCGCGCTCGGCGGCGGCCTGCTGATCGCGCTCGCCGCGACGGCACGCATTCTGCAGCTGCGGGGCACCGCACGGAAGCGGGGAACTGCACAGCGCTGA
- a CDS encoding MarR family winged helix-turn-helix transcriptional regulator, translated as MSQLPSAPGAAEDPVASAFQAVGRAMIAVTTRSLAGLDSDVTLPQYRALVSLVSLGPQRTSDLAQELGVAASTATRLADRLVSKGLVTRSRHKGDLRVTWLTLTGAGKALLGEAMRLRRAEISSLARAASAATGHEDELAAALNAFAEAAREPVDAEWWSRWGQCDHTVDGAVVTDRNTRSKSRSS; from the coding sequence GTGTCCCAGTTGCCCTCTGCTCCCGGCGCGGCAGAAGATCCGGTCGCGAGTGCGTTCCAGGCTGTCGGCCGGGCGATGATCGCTGTCACCACGCGCAGCCTCGCCGGGCTGGACAGCGACGTCACCCTCCCGCAGTACCGTGCGCTGGTGTCCCTGGTCTCGCTAGGCCCGCAGCGCACGAGCGACCTCGCTCAGGAGCTGGGTGTCGCCGCCTCCACCGCGACGCGGCTGGCCGACAGGCTCGTCTCGAAGGGGCTGGTGACTCGCAGCAGGCACAAAGGCGATCTTCGGGTGACGTGGTTGACCCTGACCGGTGCGGGCAAGGCGTTGTTGGGGGAGGCGATGCGCTTGCGGCGCGCGGAGATCAGCAGCCTGGCGAGGGCGGCCTCGGCCGCCACCGGGCACGAGGACGAGTTGGCAGCGGCGCTCAACGCCTTCGCGGAGGCAGCTCGCGAGCCCGTCGATGCCGAGTGGTGGAGCAGGTGGGGGCAGTGCGACCACACGGTCGACGGAGCAGTCGTCACTGACCGCAACACCCGCTCGAAATCACGTTCGAGTTGA
- a CDS encoding copper chaperone PCu(A)C: MTNQHSLDAKARRSQRCANDVVHQPGPRRFSRRLVAVTLLAGLAGAGCGNPQEVIDSNTVGSNARVGDVLLRNVHLVATEDPYQRGETATAKLMLFNEAQASDALVGVESPHARQVQMHWDRQCDGVHERVERIPLLPEGSVPNAPGQRIGGAPYHLEISDLSTLVRPGTTFPLTLTFERAGTTTIEAKVQATRDGDAPPVPPCRTAPAPTTPSPDPTQPPIDQRKISVIGTVEQGTEPDCLLLAERGRAYILLDGDPAVVHPGARVAVHGRLEPGTPAGCGHGDVLRVLDAIPFT; the protein is encoded by the coding sequence ATGACGAACCAACACTCCCTCGATGCGAAGGCCCGACGATCGCAAAGGTGCGCAAACGATGTCGTTCACCAGCCCGGCCCACGCCGGTTCTCGCGGCGGCTGGTCGCGGTCACGCTGTTGGCGGGTCTCGCGGGAGCCGGATGCGGAAACCCGCAGGAAGTGATCGACAGCAACACCGTCGGCAGCAACGCCAGGGTTGGCGATGTCCTGCTCCGCAACGTCCACCTCGTTGCGACCGAAGATCCTTACCAGCGCGGTGAAACCGCGACTGCGAAGTTGATGCTGTTCAACGAGGCCCAGGCATCTGATGCCCTCGTCGGGGTGGAAAGCCCGCATGCCAGGCAGGTGCAGATGCACTGGGACCGGCAGTGCGACGGGGTCCACGAGCGAGTCGAGCGGATTCCACTGCTACCGGAAGGCTCGGTCCCGAACGCTCCGGGCCAGCGCATAGGAGGCGCCCCCTACCACCTGGAGATCAGCGACCTGTCGACGCTGGTCCGTCCGGGAACCACCTTCCCGCTGACACTCACCTTCGAACGCGCCGGTACGACGACGATAGAGGCGAAGGTGCAGGCAACGCGAGACGGCGACGCGCCACCCGTACCTCCGTGCCGCACGGCACCGGCGCCCACGACGCCCTCGCCCGACCCGACGCAACCACCCATCGATCAGCGCAAGATCTCCGTCATCGGCACGGTCGAACAGGGCACTGAACCGGACTGCCTGCTCCTCGCCGAACGCGGCCGCGCTTACATCCTCCTCGACGGCGACCCTGCCGTGGTGCACCCCGGCGCCCGCGTGGCGGTCCACGGCCGACTGGAGCCGGGAACCCCGGCGGGCTGCGGCCACGGCGACGTACTGAGGGTGCTCGACGCGATTCCGTTCACATAG
- a CDS encoding MMPL family transporter, with protein MAAGERSWANRYAAVVVRGRWLVLTGLAGLVYAAVSFLPPLGHSSGGLAGVVGTESEAISAQVEAVQRFRLPLLTRVAVVEHDPGGLNPYAQARVVLRALAVNKEALQGTTQSGVRLALPVINRPGLAAGGGAPATTAVTYLFTDPAADFGKQTEAAHQYAAAIDPPGDHLVGVTGTAPLQAEQTTIVRDNVRWVEIGSVAVVSLIVGVTFRSVLAPAVTLLTAGLTYLLTARVVGAGAELTGFSAPAQLEPVLVALSLGVATDYSIFFLAGMQRGLARGDERRAAARATTVEYLPIVLIAAATVAGSVLALVAAETTMFRAFGPGLAVTVLMALLVSVTLVPALLAVLGRAVFWPLPPRPGTDGQDDGAGRTVRLLTRRWVAAVVAVAITSLLVLAALPLRELRESFSPMTSLPRDNPVRVAWQAAADGFGPGVLSPTEIILSRPGIASDVGSLSALQGEIARQPGVARVLGPQDFTLPPQLRQQAGLFLAPDGGAARYLVVLDADPLGAEAVEDLRRLEGRMPELLAASDLGGTSVSYAGDTALGLSLVQSTRPDVVRVAVVIALVDLLLLVLFLRAVVAPLYLLAAGFLSLAAVLGLTTLFFEHATEEQGIVFFVPFAAGALLISLGSDYSVFSVGYVRAESRNRPMREALVVAIPRSRRAITAAGLALAASFGLVALVPLAQFRELAFALGVGVLVDVFVVRSWLIPALMTLEAGRELETGEEDC; from the coding sequence GTGGCGGCCGGCGAGAGGTCCTGGGCGAACCGCTACGCGGCCGTCGTGGTGCGGGGACGCTGGCTGGTGCTCACGGGCCTGGCCGGGCTCGTGTACGCCGCAGTGAGCTTCCTGCCGCCCCTCGGGCACAGCTCCGGTGGCCTGGCCGGTGTGGTCGGTACGGAGTCGGAGGCGATCAGCGCGCAGGTCGAGGCCGTGCAGCGGTTCCGGCTGCCGTTGTTGACGCGTGTGGCGGTCGTGGAGCACGACCCGGGTGGCCTGAACCCCTACGCCCAGGCCCGCGTGGTGCTGCGCGCGCTGGCCGTGAACAAGGAGGCGTTGCAGGGCACGACGCAGTCCGGCGTTCGACTGGCACTGCCTGTGATCAACCGGCCGGGACTGGCAGCCGGTGGCGGTGCGCCGGCGACCACCGCGGTGACCTACCTGTTCACCGACCCAGCCGCCGACTTCGGCAAGCAGACCGAGGCCGCGCACCAGTACGCGGCCGCCATCGACCCGCCAGGAGACCACCTGGTGGGCGTGACCGGGACCGCGCCGTTGCAGGCCGAGCAGACCACGATCGTGCGAGACAACGTGCGGTGGGTCGAGATCGGGTCGGTCGCCGTGGTCTCCCTCATCGTCGGAGTGACCTTCAGGTCGGTGCTGGCACCCGCGGTCACCCTGCTCACCGCTGGGTTGACCTACCTGCTGACCGCCCGGGTGGTGGGAGCGGGCGCAGAGCTGACGGGATTCAGCGCGCCGGCGCAGCTGGAGCCCGTTCTGGTCGCGCTGTCGCTCGGGGTCGCCACCGACTACTCGATCTTCTTCCTGGCCGGGATGCAGCGCGGGCTGGCCCGAGGTGACGAGCGTCGCGCGGCCGCCCGCGCGACGACGGTGGAATACCTGCCGATCGTGCTCATCGCGGCGGCGACCGTGGCCGGCAGTGTTCTCGCCCTGGTCGCGGCGGAGACGACGATGTTCCGCGCTTTCGGCCCGGGCCTGGCGGTCACCGTGCTGATGGCGCTGCTGGTCTCGGTCACGCTGGTGCCCGCGCTGCTCGCGGTCCTCGGCCGTGCGGTGTTCTGGCCCCTGCCTCCCCGCCCCGGCACCGATGGGCAGGACGACGGCGCGGGGCGGACGGTCCGGTTGCTCACCCGCCGCTGGGTCGCCGCCGTCGTCGCGGTGGCGATCACGTCGCTGCTGGTCCTGGCCGCCCTGCCGCTGCGGGAACTGCGCGAGTCGTTCTCCCCGATGACTTCCCTCCCCCGCGACAACCCGGTCCGGGTGGCGTGGCAGGCCGCCGCGGACGGCTTCGGACCGGGCGTGCTGTCGCCGACGGAGATCATCCTGAGCAGGCCGGGGATCGCCTCCGACGTCGGTTCGCTCAGCGCGCTGCAGGGCGAGATCGCCCGCCAACCCGGTGTAGCGAGGGTGCTCGGGCCGCAGGACTTCACGCTCCCGCCGCAGCTCAGGCAGCAGGCGGGGCTGTTCCTGGCTCCCGACGGTGGTGCCGCCCGCTACCTGGTGGTCCTCGACGCCGACCCGCTGGGCGCCGAAGCGGTCGAGGATCTACGCCGGCTCGAAGGCCGGATGCCGGAGTTGCTCGCGGCGTCCGACCTCGGTGGCACGTCGGTCTCCTACGCCGGTGACACCGCGCTGGGGCTGTCGCTGGTCCAGAGCACGCGACCCGACGTGGTCCGCGTGGCCGTGGTCATCGCACTGGTGGACCTGCTGCTCCTCGTGCTGTTCCTGCGGGCGGTGGTCGCCCCGCTCTACCTGCTCGCGGCCGGCTTCCTGTCGCTGGCCGCCGTGCTCGGCCTGACGACGCTGTTCTTCGAACACGCGACCGAGGAGCAGGGCATCGTCTTCTTCGTGCCGTTCGCGGCCGGTGCGCTGCTGATCTCCCTCGGCTCCGACTACAGCGTCTTCAGCGTCGGCTACGTGCGGGCGGAGTCGCGCAACCGCCCGATGCGGGAAGCACTCGTCGTCGCGATACCGCGGTCCAGGCGAGCGATCACCGCCGCGGGTCTGGCGCTGGCGGCCAGCTTCGGACTCGTCGCGCTGGTGCCCCTGGCGCAGTTCCGAGAACTCGCCTTCGCCCTCGGAGTCGGTGTTCTGGTCGACGTCTTCGTCGTGCGCTCCTGGCTCATTCCCGCACTGATGACGCTGGAGGCCGGGCGCGAGCTCGAAACCGGGGAGGAAGACTGCTAG
- a CDS encoding PucR family transcriptional regulator: MSSAVRGQHAPRPGSARGSRTSGPDDPILAGYPEMLTSVLSTGRKLTGHELASCREAGRQAAEGGVALRTLLERYLTATRTTWRRARSAPPAKPKPPRSVDAGLRAVNDAVVAATEGYEDAHRLALRQEEAARREFIDDLFYGRGDPGSLAERAQRFGLRLAEAHIVAIVKSDEPLDETTHALHDVETVLLQHFGAGQLLFTTKDGMFVCIAPSTLPQACTELARQVARALAHHEWRVGIGRAHPGPGGVLRSYEEARASVEFAARLAFRERVVRSTDFLVFQVLLRDRAAIEDLIATVLAPLQSARGGAGPLIETLAAYFDQGTIQAAADELNLSVRAVSYRLDRVRTLSGYSATEPTQRFTLQAAVLGARLLSWPG, encoded by the coding sequence ATGAGCAGCGCAGTGCGCGGGCAGCACGCGCCGCGCCCCGGATCCGCACGCGGGTCTCGCACGAGCGGTCCCGACGACCCGATCCTCGCAGGCTACCCCGAGATGCTCACCAGCGTGCTGTCCACCGGACGGAAGCTGACCGGCCACGAACTTGCCAGCTGCCGCGAAGCCGGCCGCCAAGCGGCCGAAGGCGGCGTCGCACTCCGCACCCTGCTGGAGCGATACCTCACCGCGACCCGAACCACCTGGCGGCGAGCTCGATCCGCGCCCCCGGCGAAGCCGAAGCCGCCGCGGAGCGTGGACGCCGGCCTTCGCGCGGTCAACGACGCCGTCGTCGCGGCCACCGAGGGCTACGAGGACGCGCACCGGCTGGCCTTGAGGCAGGAGGAGGCCGCCCGGCGCGAGTTCATCGACGACCTCTTCTACGGCCGCGGCGACCCCGGCAGCCTCGCCGAACGCGCCCAGCGGTTCGGCCTGCGCCTCGCCGAAGCGCACATCGTCGCGATCGTCAAGTCCGACGAACCGCTCGACGAGACCACCCACGCCCTGCACGACGTGGAGACCGTCCTGCTTCAGCACTTCGGTGCCGGACAACTGCTGTTCACGACCAAGGACGGCATGTTCGTCTGCATCGCTCCCAGCACGCTTCCGCAGGCATGCACCGAGTTGGCGCGTCAAGTCGCCAGGGCACTAGCCCATCACGAATGGCGGGTCGGCATCGGACGCGCCCACCCCGGGCCCGGAGGCGTACTCCGCTCCTACGAGGAAGCCCGTGCCAGCGTCGAGTTCGCCGCCCGACTCGCTTTCCGCGAGCGCGTCGTCCGATCAACCGACTTCCTCGTCTTCCAGGTCCTGCTGCGGGACCGCGCCGCGATCGAAGATCTCATCGCGACGGTACTGGCGCCCCTGCAGAGCGCACGTGGAGGCGCCGGGCCGCTCATCGAAACGCTCGCGGCCTACTTCGACCAGGGCACGATCCAGGCCGCCGCCGACGAGCTGAACCTGAGCGTCCGCGCGGTGTCCTACCGGCTCGATCGGGTGCGGACCCTCAGCGGGTACTCGGCGACCGAACCGACCCAGCGCTTCACCCTGCAAGCCGCCGTCCTCGGTGCACGCCTCCTCTCCTGGCCCGGTTGA
- a CDS encoding cold-shock protein has product MTNGTVKWFNSEKGFGFIAPDEGGPDVFVHYSAIDAGGFRSLEENQQVSYEVSQGPKGPQADLVRAV; this is encoded by the coding sequence ATGACTAACGGAACCGTGAAGTGGTTCAACTCGGAAAAGGGCTTCGGCTTCATCGCTCCGGACGAGGGCGGGCCGGACGTGTTCGTGCACTACTCGGCGATCGATGCCGGCGGGTTCCGCAGCCTGGAGGAGAACCAGCAGGTGTCCTACGAGGTCAGCCAGGGCCCCAAGGGCCCGCAGGCCGACCTCGTGCGAGCGGTCTGA
- a CDS encoding SPFH domain-containing protein, which yields MEVSAALIAGLLIALLAIFTVIRTVRIVPQARARNVERLGRYHRTLRPGLNFVIPYIDHVHPKIDLREQVVSFPPQPVITEDNLVVEIDTVLYFQVTDPRAAAYEIASYLQAVEQLTVTTLRNVVGSMDLERTLTSRDTINSQLRGVLDDATGKWGLRVNRVEIKAIDPPRTIKDAMEKQMRAERDKRAVILGAEGQRQSQILTAEGDKQAAVLRAEGSRSAEILKAEGQSRAIDQIFQAVHRNDPDPKLLAYQYLSVLPQLAQGPGNTFWVIPGELTSALEDVSRAFTESLPKSESTRETSSDASESRAVEDAAHAAEEAAEAVADAARTDATGHITAHGSQPDVTTPAPRGEGELSTRLHS from the coding sequence ATGGAAGTCTCGGCCGCGCTGATCGCGGGCCTGCTCATCGCTCTGCTCGCCATCTTCACCGTGATCCGGACGGTGCGGATCGTGCCGCAGGCACGCGCCCGCAACGTGGAGCGGCTCGGGCGCTACCACCGCACGCTGCGACCGGGACTCAACTTCGTCATCCCCTACATCGACCACGTCCACCCCAAGATCGACCTGCGCGAACAGGTCGTCTCGTTCCCGCCGCAGCCCGTCATCACCGAGGACAACCTCGTCGTCGAGATCGACACGGTGCTGTACTTCCAGGTGACCGACCCACGAGCCGCCGCGTACGAGATCGCCAGCTACCTGCAGGCCGTCGAACAACTGACGGTGACCACGCTGCGCAACGTCGTCGGCTCGATGGACCTGGAACGCACCCTCACTTCCCGCGACACGATCAACAGCCAGCTCCGCGGCGTTCTCGACGACGCCACCGGGAAGTGGGGACTGCGCGTCAACCGGGTGGAGATCAAGGCGATCGACCCACCGCGCACCATCAAGGACGCGATGGAGAAGCAGATGCGCGCCGAGCGCGACAAGCGCGCCGTGATCCTGGGCGCCGAGGGACAACGCCAATCGCAGATCCTGACCGCCGAGGGTGACAAGCAGGCCGCCGTACTCCGTGCCGAGGGAAGCCGATCCGCCGAGATCCTCAAGGCCGAAGGCCAGTCCCGGGCCATCGATCAGATCTTCCAGGCCGTCCACCGCAACGACCCCGACCCCAAGCTGCTCGCCTACCAGTACCTCAGCGTGCTGCCCCAGCTCGCCCAGGGCCCGGGCAATACCTTCTGGGTCATTCCCGGTGAGCTCACCTCAGCGCTGGAAGACGTATCACGCGCATTCACCGAGTCCCTGCCGAAGTCGGAGTCCACCCGCGAAACCTCGTCCGACGCATCGGAGAGCCGTGCGGTCGAGGACGCGGCCCACGCGGCGGAGGAAGCCGCAGAGGCGGTCGCTGACGCGGCCCGGACCGACGCCACCGGCCATATCACCGCCCACGGTTCTCAGCCGGACGTCACCACACCTGCTCCACGAGGCGAGGGAGAACTCTCCACGCGCCTCCACAGCTGA
- a CDS encoding universal stress protein — protein sequence MNPTKECVVVGVDGSPGSHAALRWAAHYAHRVGGEVRAVTAWRIPPPFADKIAEPVDEQETHARTALESALTDVRRAVPDCAVEASVQRGVPSDVLLENARQAHLAVFGDTGRGALAGLLVGSVVREFLRHAPCPVVLVRADQSTS from the coding sequence ATGAATCCGACGAAAGAGTGCGTCGTAGTAGGTGTCGACGGATCACCAGGCTCACATGCAGCGCTACGGTGGGCCGCGCACTATGCACACAGGGTCGGCGGTGAGGTGCGCGCCGTGACCGCGTGGCGAATTCCGCCGCCATTCGCCGACAAGATCGCCGAACCGGTGGACGAGCAAGAGACGCACGCACGGACCGCACTGGAATCCGCGCTTACGGACGTGAGAAGAGCCGTGCCGGACTGCGCGGTAGAGGCATCCGTACAACGTGGTGTTCCATCTGACGTGCTACTCGAGAATGCACGCCAAGCACATCTGGCCGTGTTCGGCGACACCGGCCGAGGAGCGCTCGCGGGGCTGTTGGTCGGATCAGTGGTAAGGGAGTTTCTCCGGCACGCACCCTGCCCGGTCGTCCTCGTCCGAGCTGACCAGTCAACGAGCTGA
- a CDS encoding FluC/FEX family fluoride channel, with the protein MQRFGKMLDREQRECVFSFGHSMGWFPICEQAWDLVRCLSRCWSPTWPGVTAGPALDGAMTSTVAMLLGGAVGVLLRMMIRRSWQNDTSPFRWSALAITAGGALAFGVLTGLAPAVANPGQVRSALSIGASSALFTYCVFNASTMQLLARAGDRASVVAAVVHAFVGFVAAVPGVLAGMALAG; encoded by the coding sequence TTGCAACGTTTCGGCAAGATGCTGGACCGAGAGCAACGCGAATGCGTTTTCAGCTTTGGTCATTCGATGGGTTGGTTCCCGATCTGCGAGCAGGCGTGGGACCTCGTCAGATGCTTGAGTCGGTGCTGGTCACCGACGTGGCCGGGAGTGACTGCCGGACCGGCGCTGGACGGTGCGATGACGAGTACGGTCGCCATGCTCCTCGGGGGCGCGGTCGGAGTGCTCCTGCGGATGATGATCCGACGCTCGTGGCAGAACGATACGAGTCCGTTTCGGTGGAGCGCCCTCGCGATCACCGCTGGCGGCGCGCTGGCATTCGGTGTGCTGACCGGGTTGGCGCCCGCCGTGGCGAACCCGGGCCAGGTTCGCAGCGCCTTGAGCATCGGGGCGAGCAGCGCGCTGTTCACCTACTGCGTGTTCAACGCCAGCACCATGCAGCTCCTCGCACGCGCAGGTGACCGAGCATCAGTGGTCGCTGCGGTCGTGCACGCATTCGTCGGCTTCGTCGCCGCGGTTCCAGGGGTGCTCGCCGGAATGGCGCTCGCAGGCTAG
- a CDS encoding IS630 family transposase: protein MAERVRVRELDDDEGNRLLRIIRRGSGSVVTWRRAQMVLLSAQGMPVAKIATVAFTSEDRVRDVIHNFNTDGFDSLYPKYKGGRPPTFTLPQRREIKKVAKSKPAEHGLPFSTWSLTKLADFLVAEGVVEDISHEGLRAILRAEGVSFQRIKTWKTSRDPDYAVKKARIEHLYAIADGEIVGETDDPTVVFSMDEFGPLNLQPHPGRQWAERGGKHKDPGRDPRPRQRATYTRPHGVRHLLAALDLATDRMYGHVKTSKKRTQFLQFCRYLRGLYPPKVRIAIVCDNASPHLSTRIDTRVSVWAEANNVEIAYTPTNSSWINRIEAQFTALRYFTLNGTDHTSHTEQASMIRRYIAWRNRNTDNPRLRKIVQRANVA from the coding sequence ATGGCTGAGCGGGTACGGGTTCGGGAGCTCGATGACGATGAGGGCAACCGGTTGTTGCGGATCATTCGTCGTGGCAGTGGGTCGGTGGTGACCTGGCGCAGGGCGCAGATGGTGCTGCTGTCCGCGCAGGGCATGCCGGTGGCCAAGATCGCGACAGTGGCGTTCACCAGCGAGGATCGGGTTCGAGACGTGATCCACAACTTCAACACCGACGGGTTCGACTCGCTGTACCCGAAATACAAGGGTGGACGTCCGCCGACGTTCACTCTGCCGCAGCGGCGAGAGATCAAGAAGGTCGCCAAGTCCAAGCCTGCCGAGCACGGGCTGCCGTTTTCGACCTGGAGTCTGACCAAGCTGGCGGATTTCCTGGTCGCCGAGGGGGTGGTCGAGGACATCAGCCACGAGGGCCTGCGCGCGATCCTGCGCGCGGAAGGGGTGTCGTTTCAACGGATAAAGACCTGGAAGACCTCCCGGGATCCGGACTATGCGGTGAAGAAAGCTCGTATCGAGCACCTGTATGCGATCGCCGACGGCGAGATCGTCGGCGAGACCGACGATCCGACCGTGGTGTTCAGCATGGACGAATTCGGGCCACTGAACCTGCAACCCCACCCAGGACGGCAGTGGGCCGAGCGGGGTGGCAAGCACAAAGATCCCGGCCGTGACCCCCGGCCCCGGCAACGAGCTACCTACACGCGTCCCCACGGGGTCCGCCACCTGCTCGCCGCTCTCGACCTGGCCACCGACAGAATGTACGGACACGTCAAGACATCCAAGAAGCGAACCCAGTTTCTCCAGTTCTGCCGCTACCTGCGCGGTCTGTATCCACCGAAGGTGCGCATCGCGATCGTCTGCGACAACGCCAGCCCGCATCTGAGCACCCGGATCGACACCAGGGTCTCGGTCTGGGCTGAGGCCAACAACGTCGAGATCGCCTACACGCCAACGAACTCGTCCTGGATCAACCGCATCGAGGCTCAATTCACCGCGCTGCGCTACTTCACCCTCAACGGCACCGACCACACCAGCCACACCGAACAAGCCAGCATGATCCGCCGCTACATCGCCTGGCGAAACCGCAACACCGACAACCCCCGACTACGCAAGATCGTCCAACGGGCAAACGTAGCCTGA
- a CDS encoding NfeD family protein — protein MDAWLVWLLLAVVLGVAEIFTLTAALGLLGGAALITAGLAALGVPLPVQLVVFAFASAASVLLVRPIAARHMLGPQTQRFGVDALIGKPAYTLREVTAWDGRIRLDGEEWTAHSFDETLVIPAGTTVDVMQINGSTAIVYPRE, from the coding sequence ATGGACGCGTGGCTCGTCTGGTTGCTGCTCGCCGTCGTGCTGGGCGTGGCGGAGATCTTCACGCTGACCGCGGCGCTCGGGCTGCTGGGTGGCGCCGCCCTGATCACAGCCGGGCTCGCGGCGCTCGGCGTGCCCCTGCCCGTGCAGCTCGTGGTGTTCGCCTTTGCCTCCGCAGCGAGCGTCCTGCTGGTGAGGCCGATCGCGGCACGGCACATGCTCGGCCCGCAAACCCAGCGTTTCGGCGTCGACGCACTCATCGGCAAGCCCGCCTACACCCTCAGAGAGGTGACCGCGTGGGACGGCCGGATCCGCCTCGACGGCGAGGAATGGACGGCACACAGCTTCGACGAAACCCTGGTCATCCCTGCGGGCACGACCGTCGACGTCATGCAGATCAACGGATCCACCGCCATCGTCTACCCGCGGGAGTGA
- a CDS encoding ATP-dependent DNA ligase gives MALIAPMLPISGSAPNGSEWAYEFRWSGLRCLARVDDSAVQLVDGAQRPITTHYPELTVLRAFSRDREMVLDGMIVAVDQQPPSSFPRAVGADVDLPWHVRNVGRSLAYVVFDLLSLNGKDFLSHPYRKRRAVLAGLRLYWPPRVLVPPHFRDGAAEQVQAMARDHRFTGVVAKHLESPYRPGQRSPEWVESVDGRSQTGEDRPTIDLRQNRTPQAA, from the coding sequence ATGGCCTTGATCGCACCGATGCTGCCGATCAGTGGATCGGCACCGAACGGATCGGAATGGGCTTACGAGTTCCGCTGGAGCGGGCTGCGATGCCTCGCTCGGGTGGACGACAGCGCGGTGCAGCTCGTCGACGGCGCCCAGCGGCCCATCACGACCCACTATCCCGAGTTGACCGTGCTGCGAGCGTTCAGCCGGGACCGGGAGATGGTCCTCGACGGGATGATCGTCGCAGTGGACCAGCAGCCGCCCAGTTCGTTCCCACGCGCTGTGGGCGCCGATGTGGACCTGCCGTGGCATGTGCGCAACGTCGGCAGGTCGCTGGCCTACGTCGTGTTCGACCTGCTTTCGTTGAACGGCAAAGATTTCCTGTCCCATCCGTATCGGAAGCGCCGGGCCGTTCTGGCAGGCCTGCGACTGTACTGGCCACCGCGTGTGCTCGTCCCCCCGCACTTCCGCGACGGCGCGGCTGAGCAAGTGCAGGCCATGGCAAGGGATCACCGGTTCACGGGAGTCGTCGCCAAGCACCTGGAATCGCCGTACCGGCCAGGTCAGCGGTCGCCGGAGTGGGTCGAGTCCGTCGACGGCCGGTCACAGACCGGTGAGGACCGGCCCACCATTGATCTCCGGCAGAACCGCACACCGCAAGCGGCGTGA
- a CDS encoding CBS domain-containing protein has product MQLIIEPTAGLWWVLLGMFIAAAAMTEERQARAGAVLAGIRVRDVMSHPIAAVDGNRPSSSSSEQPHPRSRAICPVLDPTGRVGGVITGRAISAVPQPERGTTALRRVARPTERIATASPEEPLTALLPRLSEEGEGCVLVLAEDGLVGIVAPSDISRAAEERGLHLPVPGASTAGSGRPPPPPGWWYPGQPSR; this is encoded by the coding sequence GTGCAGTTGATCATCGAGCCGACCGCCGGACTGTGGTGGGTGCTGCTCGGCATGTTCATCGCCGCCGCGGCCATGACCGAGGAACGACAGGCGCGAGCCGGCGCGGTGCTCGCCGGCATCCGGGTGCGCGACGTGATGTCCCACCCCATCGCCGCGGTCGACGGGAATCGACCATCGAGCAGTTCCTCCGAACAGCCGCATCCACGCAGCCGCGCCATCTGTCCCGTCCTCGATCCCACCGGGCGCGTCGGCGGGGTGATCACCGGCCGCGCCATCAGCGCGGTACCCCAGCCGGAACGGGGCACGACAGCACTGCGTCGTGTCGCGCGGCCGACCGAACGCATCGCCACCGCCTCCCCCGAGGAGCCGTTGACAGCACTGCTGCCCAGGCTGAGCGAGGAGGGCGAGGGGTGCGTTCTCGTCCTCGCTGAGGACGGACTCGTCGGGATCGTCGCGCCGTCTGACATCAGCCGCGCCGCCGAGGAGCGAGGACTGCACCTCCCGGTTCCCGGGGCCTCCACCGCGGGGTCCGGACGACCCCCTCCGCCGCCCGGCTGGTGGTACCCGGGCCAGCCCTCTCGGTGA